Proteins encoded together in one Cicer arietinum cultivar CDC Frontier isolate Library 1 chromosome 4, Cicar.CDCFrontier_v2.0, whole genome shotgun sequence window:
- the LOC101514351 gene encoding agamous-like MADS-box protein AGL62, with translation MSTRRKSRGRQKVEMKKMSNESNLQVTFSKHRSGLFKKASELCTLCGAKVALVVFSPAEKVFSFDHPNVDIVIDRYLSLALPQHNGTMQFIETHHSANVCELNKTVTQAINQLHVEKKCGDELNNSCKATEAQFWSACPIDGMNRTQLELFKKALKELKKLVAQHVERIVIHGASTQTLPFFLENSFTSNNSVPPHQQQVQMYPLQFFQNPVTPPPHLFDFNNMGVGYGPTKFF, from the coding sequence ATGTCGACTAGAAGGAAAAGCCGTGGTCGCCAAAAGGTCGAGATGAAAAAGATGAGCAATGAGAGCAACCTGCAAGTGACTTTCTCCAAGCACCGTAGTGGTCTCTTCAAAAAAGCTAGTGAGCTTTGCACCCTTTGTGGTGCAAAAGTTGCTCTTGTTGTTTTCTCACCTGCCGAGAAAGTATTTTCCTTTGATCACCCCAATGTTGATATAGTCATAGACCGTTATCTCTCACTGGCCTTGCCCCAACACAATGGCACTATGCAATTTATTGAGACTCATCATAGTGCCAATGTGTGTGAGCTCAATAAAACCGTCACTCAAGCCATTAACCAGCTCCACGTTGAGAAAAAGTGTGGCGATGAGCTGAACAATTCGTGCAAGGCGACTGAGGCTCAGTTTTGGTCGGCTTGTCCTATTGATGGAATGAATAGAACCCAACTTGAACTTTTCAAGAAGGCTTTGAAGGAGTTGAAGAAACTTGTTGCTCAACATGTTGAAAGGATTGTGATTCACGGTGCATCTACCCAAACCCTTCCATTCTTTCTTGAAAATTCTTTCACCTCTAATAACTCTGTCCCTCCTCATCAACAACAAGTTCAAATGTATCCACTCCAATTTTTTCAAAACCCTGTTACGCCACCACCTCATTTGTTTGACTTCAACAATATGGGAGTAGGATATGGGCCCACCAAATTCTTTTGA
- the LOC101511015 gene encoding agamous-like MADS-box protein AGL62, whose protein sequence is MSTGRKSRGRQKIEMKKMSNENNLQVTFSKRRSGLFKKASELCTLCGAEVVLIVFSPSDKVFSFGHPNVDSVIGRYLSRVPLQHNGTMQFIETHRNANVRGLNETLTQVNNQLDIEKKHGDELSHLRKTIEAQFWWACPIDVMNRAQLELFKKALQELKKLVAQHADRIVIQGAPTQTIPFFVGNAATSNNPFHPHQQQVQMYPPQFFQNPMMQPHWFGFNNMEGGYGSTGLF, encoded by the coding sequence ATGTCGACCGGAAGAAAAAGCCGTGGTCGCCAAAAGATCGAGATGAAAAAGATGAGCAATGAGAACAACCTGCAAGTGACATTCTCCAAGCGCCGTAGTGGTCTCTTCAAAAAAGCTAGTGAGCTTTGTACTCTTTGTGGAGCAGAAGTTGTTCTTATTGTTTTCTCACCTAGTGATAAGGTATTTTCGTTTGGTCACCCCAATGTTGATAGTGTCATTGGTCGTTATCTCTCGCGGGTCCCACTCCAACACAATGGAACTATGCAATTCATTGAGACTCATCGCAATGCTAACGTGCGTGGGCTCAATGAAACCCTCACTCAAGTTAATAACCAGCTCGACATTGAGAAAAAGCATGGCGACGAGCTAAGCCATTTGCGTAAGACGATTGAGGCTCAATTTTGGTGGGCTTGTCCTATCGATGTGATGAATAGGGCTCAACTTGAACTTTTCAAGAAAGCTTTGCAGGAGCTGAAGAAACTTGTTGCTCAACATGCTGATAGGATAGTGATTCAAGGTGCACCTACCCAAACCATTCCATTTTTTGTTGGAAATGCTGCCACCTCTAATAACCCTTTCCATCCTCATCAACAACAAGTTCAAATGTATCCACCCCAATTTTTTCAAAACCCTATGATGCAACCTCATTGGTTTGGCTTCAACAATATGGAAGGAGGATATGGGTCCACCGGATTATTTTGA
- the LOC140919961 gene encoding uncharacterized protein, with translation MQFLSDVIGSYVAWPTNLVQINKPPLQPKKGSKPQKLEVNRAAKLQRLEGNKAAKLAATKNLDRGKSVAAAAAPNKSQPRLGKYGACLDIQIKRNMGSSNDSPIVQMNQDIFGDEYIEYLEKEQMYDLLEHKELSVTVISLYIRFLYEKVVCTRKLSNKYSFLSPHKMSMWKLDPENVKNYIVDMFLGNKESDKLFLAPYNSGAHWVLFAINAVSEVIYYLDPVHGDYTNHPGIKTMLDTALKVYRAQRGAKVSKQKSNNITWISIKCPRQTNNIDCGYYVLRFMKEIVEKNKTIIPETYFANSSPSYSEEDLMELKEEWCQYVLDMKII, from the exons atgcagTTCTTAAGCGACGTTATTGGTAGTTAtgtggcatggcccacaaacctt gtccaaataaataaaccacccctacagccaaaaaaaggcagcaaacctcaaaaattggaggttaatagggctgccaaactacaaaggctggagggtaataaagctgccaaacttgcagcaacaaaaaatctggatcggggaaaatcggtcgctgctgctgctgctcctaataaaagtcagccacgccttggtaaatacggggcgtgtcttgacatccaaataaaaaggaacatgggcagcagcaacgattcgcccattgtacaaatgaatcaagacatctttggagatgagtatattgaatacctcgaaaaggagcaaatgtacgatcttctcgaacataaggagctgagtgttactgtaatcagcttgtacataag gtttttgtacgagaaggtcgtgtgcacgaggaaactgtcaaataaatactcattcttgtctccacataagatgtcgatgtggaaactcgatccagaGAATGTAAAaaactacattgtagatatgtttttaggaaataaagaaagtgataaattgttcttggcaccatataattcagg ggcacattgggtgctatttgcaatcaatgcggtctctgaagtgatatactatttggatcccgtgcacggcgattacaccaatcaccccggaataaagactatgctcgacac tgccttaaaagtttatcgagctcaaagaggtgctaaagtgtcgaagcagaagtctaataacattacatggatctcaataaagtgccctcgtcaaacaaataacatcgactgtgggtactacgtattgagattcatgaaggagattgttgagaagaataaaactattatcccagaaacg tactttgccaattccagtccatcatattctgaggaagatctgatggaattaaaggaagaatggtgtcagtacgtgcttgacatgaaaattatttga
- the LOC101514678 gene encoding agamous-like MADS-box protein AGL62 — MSTGRKSRGRQKIEMKKMSNESNLQVTFSKRRSGLFKKASELCTLCGAEVALVVFSPGEKVFSFGHPNVDTVIDRYLSRVPPQHNGTMQFIEAHRSANVRELNATLTQANNQLDAEKKRGDELSHLRKATEAQFWWACPIDGMNRAQLELFKKALEELKKLVAQHADRIVIQGAPTQTLPFFVGNASTSNNPIHPHQQQVQMYPPQFFQNPMMQPHLFGFNNMGGGYGPTGFF; from the coding sequence ATGTCGACCGGAAGGAAAAGCCGCGGTCGCCAAAAGATTGAGATGAAAAAGATGAGCAATGAGAGCAACTTACAAGTGACTTTCTCGAAACGCCGTAGTGGTCTCTTCAAGAAAGCAAGTGAACTTTGCACTCTATGTGGTGCCGAAGTTGCTCTTGTTGTTTTCTCACCTGGTGAGAAGGTATTTTCCTTTGGTCACCCCAATGTTGATACAGTTATAGACCGTTATCTCTCGCGAGTCCCACCCCAACACAATGGCACTATGCAATTCATTGAGGCTCACCGCAGTGCCAACGTGCGTGAGCTTAATGCAACCCTCACTCAAGCCAACAACCAGCTCGATGCCGAGAAAAAACGTGGCGACGAGTTGAGTCATTTGCGCAAGGCGACTGAGGCTCAATTTTGGTGGGCTTGTCCTATTGATGGAATGAATAGGGCTCAACTTGAACTTTTCAAGAAGGCTTTGGAGGAGTTGAAGAAACTTGTTGCTCAACATGCAGATAGGATTGTGATTCAAGGTGCACCTACCCAAACCCTTCCATTTTTTGTTGGAAATGCTTCCACCTCTAATAACCCTATCCATCCTCATCAACAACAAGTTCAAATGTATCCACCCCAATTTTTTCAAAACCCTATGATGCAACCTCATTTGTTTGGCTTCAACAATATGGGAGGAGGATATGGGCCCACTGGATTCTTTTGA